In a single window of the Bacillus mycoides genome:
- a CDS encoding DMT family transporter gives MKEICMLLVAVILWGTAIAPTKWALESIQPFTLLFIRLFFAGGICMLFSFNELQKVVIHKHIPWKRMSLLSFTGVAGYFMFTSYGISLTSGLHVSIIDAALPLVTILFSAFFLKEKIQMDYWIGIMLGAIGVLFITIPSSDTNQEVSLIGDILILLSTFLFAFYTVLLKRPKQERRLSNKVFTTVTLMIGAAIVLPFAMIEIFYYGFPKIETGKIGFSVVYLVIGATILAYWFWNKALETVSASISGLYLNGLPLISIITSIILLNESLTWKIIMGGSLVLIGVGWADKQKLRNLLKGNKMDSRDC, from the coding sequence ATGAAAGAAATATGCATGTTATTAGTGGCTGTTATATTATGGGGAACAGCCATTGCACCAACGAAATGGGCATTAGAATCCATTCAACCGTTTACTTTGTTATTTATTCGTCTTTTCTTTGCGGGTGGGATTTGTATGCTTTTCTCATTTAACGAACTACAAAAAGTAGTTATACATAAACATATTCCATGGAAAAGAATGAGTTTACTGTCTTTTACTGGTGTAGCTGGGTACTTTATGTTCACATCCTATGGTATTTCTTTAACAAGTGGATTACATGTTAGTATTATTGATGCTGCATTGCCATTAGTTACAATTCTTTTTTCAGCGTTCTTTCTGAAAGAGAAAATTCAGATGGATTATTGGATCGGAATTATGTTGGGCGCTATAGGAGTGCTCTTTATTACAATTCCATCTAGCGATACTAATCAAGAGGTGTCTTTAATAGGAGATATACTTATTTTATTAAGTACCTTTTTATTTGCGTTCTACACAGTTTTGTTAAAACGGCCAAAACAAGAACGACGTTTATCTAATAAAGTTTTCACTACAGTAACACTAATGATAGGTGCAGCTATTGTGTTGCCATTTGCAATGATAGAAATTTTTTACTACGGTTTCCCAAAAATCGAAACAGGGAAGATTGGATTTAGTGTAGTATACCTTGTTATTGGGGCAACAATTTTAGCATATTGGTTCTGGAATAAAGCGCTAGAGACGGTCTCAGCATCAATAAGTGGACTGTACTTAAATGGATTGCCGTTAATAAGTATCATTACTTCAATTATCCTATTAAATGAATCTCTGACATGGAAGATAATAATGGGAGGGAGTCTAGTTTTAATTGGAGTAGGATGGGCGGATAAGCAAAAGTTACGTAATCTATTAAAGGGTAATAAAATGGATAGTAGGGACTGTTAA